The genomic DNA TACAATTAATGCAATTTTGAGACAGTAATATTGCACCATATTCCATATGAATGTGAGCGGGAAAAGTTACCAAGAAGTAAGCGTGAGAGTATTTCCATGCCAGGGAAGCAGATATTGCTGCAAAAACAGAAGTGGAACAGGTTGGTAAGCAATGTTTATACTAAGGTTGAATGTGATTGCAACTCAAATCCACGGTAAGACAAAGCTAGAATGATGATATCCTACCTGCTTGGGCCAAGATAAACAGGAAACTGGATCTGCCGCTCCTCCAAAACTTTAGACTGAGAGTACCAAGTAGCAGAGTGGCGAACCCTGGCGCAACGCCCAAGACAAGACTTATGGTGCTTCTGGAAAAGATGTATCCTAGAAGACCCATAGAAAATAAAAGACCACCTGCGTTACCAAATGGAATATAGTTATTTCATTAATTTGTGAAAAGGCTACATGCAAGACAACAAAGTTCATATTCCAAAAACTTATAATATTGAAGCACTCAGGAATATGACATACTCTTCGTGTAAGAATATTGAACATAGCAGCAGAATAATTTGTCAATCAAGTTTGAGTATGGAAGCAAAGGAAACAAGAAATAATGATGTTGCTTTCTACTATTTAAGATTCTATGACATAACATGTTATATGAGATCAGAAGAGTTTGCTACCAGAGGCCATAAAACAATTTCTGAAAATTGCATTAGGATTAACTGCTGTGAACAATTTATGCTATGAAAAGTTCATAATTCCTTGAAATTAGGAGCTGCAAAATATCTGCACATACAAGGTTAAAAACGAAATTTAACAAGATAGAAGTACTCTTGTGCGTGATTTATATCCATCTAATCACATAACAAAACATTCATGAAATTCGAACTTACCAAAAGGAATCCCAAGGCAAAAATCATGAATTTTAGCACTCCTCTTTTGGGGAATAACATGCCCCTCTGCCTGTACAAATTCCTTCATCTGATCTGATTGCAAGTTTAACTCTTCAACTCGAGCGTTCTcgtttgttgaaagtttagcagCAAAACCTAATGGCTTCATACCAACTTCAGTGGAAGAAATCGAAAGCTGCTGGGACAACAAAACATGTTAACCCCTCCAATAGCTATAGCAAAGACCACAGATCCATACAGAGCTGTAACATTAATGTCTTGTTGTAATAGTTGCTAAAAAAAAGGTCTTGTTGTAATAGTTTGATTAAAAAATACAAATAtcaacacacacacaaaatgCACTTGATTCTGTGTACACAGTACGTTCATCTCATTGTTCAAGACTTCAAGTGATGGCATagataaaaagaaataaaaaacattCTTGTTTCTCAGATCAAGATCCTGGATAAATTTTATCCGCTTAAGAACAGAACGTTCCAAAGACAGTCCTTCTAATTTCTAACAAACACAGAATTGCAGACAAAATCCTTGACTCCTCAAGGACAAGAGCCCGATTCGGTGGAATTGGATATTTGCTGACACGTGACACCGGTAGAACACAAACGCACCAGTTCTGCCTTCAACTCACATGTAAAAAAATTATCCCTATTGTTTCAGCAAATAGAAAAATATCTGTGAGCTGCCCGGATGTCCAGCGAATCGTGGCCCGATCGGATTTCATATTGTCATGACTCAGCTAACCCCTACACCAGGTTCTTCGCAAAGTTACACACAGGGGCAAAGGCTTCACGAACACCAAATTAGGGTCACTCGGATCGGATTCATACCTTCGGGGAAGCGGCTAGAGGGGTCCGTAGCCACCGGCATGAGGATGGAACTGAGTAGGCTCGAGTCCGTCGGTaggtcgccgcggccgcggccgatcCATgcagctgcgccgccgccgccgccatgggacCTGAAACGGTGAAACGGAAACTCGCCAGAAGATCTCCAAGAGGAGGAAGGTGAAACCTGGGTTGGGCTCTCTGTAGCCGTCGGATGCTATCGACCCCACAACGGGCACGAGATGGCCATCTGATCAGAGAGAGAGGGATTGGAAAAGTAGGCCCAATCGTAGAATTTTCGGATGCTCTTGGGCTGGGCTCTCTGCATAGTTGAGCAAATACTAATAAAATGAATtcacataaataaaaaattaaaaatgagAAAATAGAAAAACTTTTTTGTGCAGAAGAAAATCGAAAAACTTGGGAATGAACTTTGTAAAATAACCAGACAACCACAGTTGAAACGAACTAAACAATTTGTTTGAATTGGAACTGTCAATTACCCCCTGCAACAGAGGACTCCAAATAAAACTCCTCTGTTCTATATATGCACATTCTCCTTTTTCACGTGGCAAAATATACATGATTTTCATACTCCTTATTCTAAGTTTATAActccctctctttttttcagcATATTTTGCTCGGTTACTTCTTCATTTCAGTTTAATCCTGAAAATGCTGTTCTTTGATCTTGATATTAGTTACACCATGTGATTGGTCAGCTCATCAGGCAAGTCCCAGAGTACACAGTCGGATCCGAACAGGCCGGACATGTCGGAGCCGTCGCCCTTCCCGCCGTCCTTGACGTTgtccgcctcctcgtcgccgccgccgctactgcCGACGCTGTCGTTGCCTTTCTCCGGCAATGCCGTCGCCGGCCTGGCCGCCGCATCGGTGCCCGAGCTCCCGCTGTACAAGCTCTGGTGGCTCCACATCGACGTGCCCTggtccgcctcgccgccgctgccgccgaggaCGTAGTCCGGCACCGCCCCGGTGTCGTACCGGAACTCGTCCTGCCCGTGCGCGGCGGGGTTGAACGCGGCGTACATCCCCGCCAGCCCCTCGGGCATGTCGGCCGGTGCCcagggctgctgctgctgcttgtcaGTGGGCGCGcaagcgccggcgccgggctcgCTCATGatggcgcgggacaggcccagCTTGATGCGCTCGATGGTGTCGTCGgcctgctgcggcggcgcggcggggaagcCGCAGGGCGCGCCGATccccgcggcggcagcgccgtcCATGGAGATGTTGGGCGGCACGGCGGGCGAGGGGAAGTCGGTGGGGCGCTTCTtggtgaggaggtggagcaTCTCGTCCTTGAAGCAGCCCAGCGCGGCCTCGGCGAGGTGCGCGACCTGCGGCGGGGCCAGCGTGGTCGCGATCTCGGCCATGAGGTGGGAGAAGGACTTGTGCGTGACGGGGTCGATGCCCATCCCGGACAGCTTCTTCTTGAGCTTGGTGTTCCAGTGGTTCTTGACGTCGTTGTCGGTCCGCCCGGGGAGCTGCGCGGCGATGACCGACCACCGGTTGCCGACGACGGAGTGCAGCTTGATGATGGTCTGCTCCTCGGCGTCCGTGAACTCGCCGTGCTTGAGGTCGGGCCGGAGGTAGTTGGTCCACCGGAGgcggcagctcttgccgcaCCGCTGCAGCCCGGCGTTTTTGGGGATGAGGCGCCAGTTGCGCGTGCCGTACTGCGTGATGTAGGAGAGCAGCTTGTTGTCCTCCTCCGGCGTCCACTGTCCGCGCTTCACGTTGTCCTTCTCGCAGCACGGGACGCgccccatctccgccgccgccgccgccgcttccggtAGTGCACCCCCCTGACGACGCCGATGATACTTCGAGCCCGCGTTGCACGACCCTGCTGCGATGCTGGTTCTGACGATGGTGAGTGTTCAAGTGTGTGGCGCTCACCTCGGGCGCCGGGCGCATAAAtaggcgcgcgcgccgcggccgcaccCGCGCGTGCTGCCGGCGGCGTGCGCCCGCGCACGGGaagggcgggcgcggcgcgcacGGGCGAAGGAGGCATGAGCGGCATAAAGAATTCAACGCCCGCGCAACGCGTGACGGCGCCCCCGGGAGCAGGGACAGGTTGCCCACCCGTACAGCGCCGGGTCAACCCCCGGTCCAAGCAGCAGAGCCCTCgtcgcccggcgcccggcgcgtTCCCTTCTTCTCCTGTTCTCCTCGGCGTCGTCTGATCGGTCGGCTCCCGGCGCTAATCGACGCCGCGGATGGGGTGGCATTGGCAACGTACTTCCTGGGAGAACAAAGCACCGTGCCGAGGGCGTGCGTGCAAGGATCATCAGCTCTTTCACCTCCGTCAGTCAAGGCAGCGGTCAAATTGGCAATGGCTTTCGTGCTGGTGTTCTAGGGTCCAGCGGTGCAATTGGCAAAGTGAAACGGAGTGAACTCTGCAGTGCTAAACTAACGGTACTGCTAATCCTCTTCAAGATTAACACTAGTGCCTGTACTGTAAGAACAACGCAGTTCGTTCAGATAAACTATGCTGCACCGTAGCAGAGGATTGTAGTATATTCAGCGATATTTCTATGCGCTGCACTTCGATTACACTCTTGCGATGATGATGCTACTTTATCCTGCCATCACTGTCATGAAGAACACGGTGTCCAAGGGCATTGCAACTTCAAGAACAACATCGGATCATGTTCTTTCCCACTGGTTCAGTAAAAAGCAAGGTGCACGGCTTGTGCGTGCTCAAATGACCATGCAATGATGCAAATTCAGAGCTAGCAAGTTATAATGAGAGCACATTGTCTTTTGAGAAAAAAACAATGAGAGCGCACTGAGCAGCCCGCAGATCTTAAACTCTAGAACTACATACATAGAGACGGCGACACCGAACGTATTGTCTTTCCCACATTTTTCAGTAAAAATCAGTCATACGAGAATGCATGCACGGCTTAATGGCTTATGCATGCTCAGAATCTCAGACAACCATGCAAAACCGAGAGATGCAAATTGTGTGGGGGCCGGGTTCTGAGTTTATAATGAGAACAGTCTACTGATCAGTCCACAGCATCATGAAACTCTGAAAAAATACATCGGCAGCATACAGGTTCTTCCCATTCTTCTGAACTTCTGAAGTATCGGCAATATCAACATGACATGTATGCACTCTGCCACTCTGACACTGTGTACATGTTCCACTCTGATGCAGGTGCACGGCACAGAACAAGACACTGCGCAAAACCTGCCACTCCCTGGTCCTGCAGGCTGCAGATGACCTGCTACTAGTATGCTGCTCCTGTTCATCATCATCCCAAGGAGACAAACACCACCTCCCCATTCGCTGCATTCTCCATTACCATCACAACCGGAAGAAGAAACACAATCCAATCCAAAACAGAGATGGAGGACACCAGTGACCAGTCCTATCCCAGCTTCTGGGTGACGAGCCCCTCGATGGAGCCGACGAGGGCGAAGGCGCTGACGAGGAGGCAGACGACGCTGAAGGTCTGCAGGACGACCCACCGCGCGGACCACCGGGGCACGTTCCGCTGGATGAAGTACATCTCGACGGGGAAGTAGATGGCCAGCGGCCAGAAGTTGAGCGCGCCCAGCAGGGCCAGCACCTCGTTGAAGTAGGGGAACGCCACGGCCACCGCCGTCGTGGACGCCACGTACACCGTCCGGAAGCACACCCGCAGCAGGTTCACCCGCCACGGCGGCAGGCACGGCACCCGCATCGTGTGGAAATCGTTCACGAACCCGCTGTCCGGGAACCGCTCCGCGAAGAACCTGTCCGCGAACTGGAAGATGGGCTGGCTGTACACCTGAAGAAGGTTTTGGTTTTCAGACATGCAACAGTGTTTCAGGATCTCATTCTGTGATTCTGAACTTCTGGAGCCCCCTTGGCTGGCTGTTGGTGTGTACCTGGTACCCGCCCAGCAGGTGGAGTATGATGC from Setaria italica strain Yugu1 chromosome VII, Setaria_italica_v2.0, whole genome shotgun sequence includes the following:
- the LOC101770772 gene encoding transcription factor MYB80, with translation MGRVPCCEKDNVKRGQWTPEEDNKLLSYITQYGTRNWRLIPKNAGLQRCGKSCRLRWTNYLRPDLKHGEFTDAEEQTIIKLHSVVGNRWSVIAAQLPGRTDNDVKNHWNTKLKKKLSGMGIDPVTHKSFSHLMAEIATTLAPPQVAHLAEAALGCFKDEMLHLLTKKRPTDFPSPAVPPNISMDGAAAAGIGAPCGFPAAPPQQADDTIERIKLGLSRAIMSEPGAGACAPTDKQQQQPWAPADMPEGLAGMYAAFNPAAHGQDEFRYDTGAVPDYVLGGSGGEADQGTSMWSHQSLYSGSSGTDAAARPATALPEKGNDSVGSSGGGDEEADNVKDGGKGDGSDMSGLFGSDCVLWDLPDELTNHMV
- the LOC101770085 gene encoding protein FATTY ACID EXPORT 6 isoform X1 gives rise to the protein MAAAAAQLHGSAAAAATYRRTRAYSVPSSCRWLRTPLAASPKQLSISSTEVGMKPLGFAAKLSTNENARVEELNLQSDQMKEFVQAEGHVIPQKRSAKIHDFCLGIPFGGLLFSMGLLGYIFSRSTISLVLGVAPGFATLLLGTLSLKFWRSGRSSFLFILAQAAISASLAWKYSHAYFLTNRLLPWGFYASLSTAMTCFYGYVLLAGGNPPPKKLAAIPQQ
- the LOC101770085 gene encoding protein FATTY ACID EXPORT 6 isoform X2 → MAAAAAQLHGSAAAAATYRRTRAYSVPSSCRWLRTPLAASPKLSISSTEVGMKPLGFAAKLSTNENARVEELNLQSDQMKEFVQAEGHVIPQKRSAKIHDFCLGIPFGGLLFSMGLLGYIFSRSTISLVLGVAPGFATLLLGTLSLKFWRSGRSSFLFILAQAAISASLAWKYSHAYFLTNRLLPWGFYASLSTAMTCFYGYVLLAGGNPPPKKLAAIPQQ